One Vicia villosa cultivar HV-30 ecotype Madison, WI unplaced genomic scaffold, Vvil1.0 ctg.002458F_1_1, whole genome shotgun sequence DNA segment encodes these proteins:
- the LOC131638878 gene encoding fe(2+) transport protein 1-like, whose amino-acid sequence MLIYISLILICLFIIFTIILFLSLSLPLVSCEECSSKYEGGCHDKNEALKLKVIAIFCLLLSSMIGICIPIFTTSIPALNPDGDLFVIIKAFASGVILATGYMHVMPDSFADLTSPCLPQHPWHKFPFTTFIAMISAVFTLMVDSFSISYFKKKLPMSSSLNDSKTTKELELGHGHGHDHGHDLAVANGHDKNVNAEQLLRYRVVAQVLELGIVVHSVVIGLSMGASENPCTIKPLIAALCFHQIFEGMGLGGCILQADYGVGMKGIMVFFFSVTTPFGIVLGIGLSKVYTDTSPTALIVEGVLNAISAGLLNYMALVELLANDFMGAKLQSRIKLQLWSYVAVLLGAGGMSVMAIWA is encoded by the exons ATGCTTATATACATTTCATTAATATTGATATgtctatttataattt TTACAATCATTttatttctatcattatcattacCATTAGTCTCATGTGAAGAATGTTCATCAAAATACGAAGGTGGTTGTCACGATAAAAATGAAGCATTAAAGTTAAAGGTAATTGCAATATTTTGCCTATTATTATCAAGCATGATTGGCATTTGTATTCCAATTTTCACAACTTCGATTCCGGCTTTAAACCCTGACGGAGACTTGTTCGTCATTATAAAAGCTTTCGCCTCCGGTGTTATACTTGCTACCGGTTATATGCATGTGATGCCAGATTCATTTGCAGATTTAACTTCTCCTTGTTTGCCTCAACACCCTTGGCATAAATTCCCATTCACCACTTTCATTGCTATGATATCCGCTGTTTTTACTCTCATGGTTGATTCATTTTCGATAAGTTACTTTAAGAAGAAACTTCCTATGTCTTCTTCTTTGAATGATTCCAAAACGACAAAGGAATTGGAACTTGGTCATGGTCATGGTCATGATCATGGTCATGATCTTGCAGTTGCAAATGGACATGACAAGAATGTGAATGCCGAACAATTGCTTCGTTACCGTGTTGTGGCTCAG GTTTTGGAGTTAGGAATTGTGGTGCACTCAGTAGTGATTGGTTTGTCAATGGGTGCTTCGGAGAACCCTTGCACAATAAAGCCTCTCATTGCTGCACTTTGCTTCCATCAAATCTTTGAGGGAATGGGTTTGGGTGGTTGCATTCTTCAg GCTGATTATGGAGTGGGGATGAAAGGGATAATGGTATTTTTTTTCTCAGTGACGACGCCATTTGGGATAGTATTAGGGATTGGTTTATCAAAGGTGTACACTGACACTAGTCCAACTGCACTAATTGTAGAAGGGGTTCTAAATGCTATATCTGCAGGGCTTCTTAATTATATGGCACTTGTTGAATTATTGGCTAATGATTTTATGGGTGCAAAGTTACAAAGTAGAATCAAGCTTCAATTATGGTCTTATGTAGCTGTTTTGTTGGGCGCAGGAGGCATGTCTGTCATGGCAATTTGGGCCTAA
- the LOC131638873 gene encoding poly(A)-specific ribonuclease PARN-like, whose amino-acid sequence MKPRKLYSSALSRALSRALSSSTATTTPSQCGSAFPLKTVTVANFEPSLAELRHHVRSSDFVAIDLEMTGVTSSPWRESFEFDRSDVRYLKIRDSASRFAVVQFGVCPFRWDSSNQSFVAYPYNFFVFPRQELAGFGPCNEFLCQTTSINFLAKYQFDFNAFIHEGISYLSREQEREAIKSLNSVHDSECSYISKLNDVRDLPSVNMADILFTERMKNKFSEWRDGLSQEQSQPDLIQGTRKDSKQRFEVVFFKKHPALKLDGFTSRQLKLIQLVIKKHFKDLSYINVNYAGSSSQQIVVYTDSEEELNLLLKEVKEESLRAKKMKIQGAVGFRHVIDLLSSEQKLVVGHNCFLDIAHVYNKFIGPLPGTLEEFVASVNKCFPHIVDTKLLMNADNMLQARMKKSRKSLGSAFSVFCPQIAAGSKSNELVSPSHVKIDVEVDDSRSSSWNPGGKHEAGYDAFMTGCIFAQLCRDLGVDFKLHESLRLASNEKIQKYINHLYLSWMHGDIIDLSTGDKVANSSPSYSPKSRYPNILFENIVIIWGFPSNVKSSDVRECISKVFGLTSVVSVYQLDATAVFVQFSKTELVSDFLLLKENLERSNGPISVLHPLSKLLDGGNTFAANYDTYKEICGSPLSEDLFADQANAVSMTSKTKLIEFKVALRSEEHENPNAQDNVNDVAVNFVEKIKPNSIDQLGNVQSNGQASPFEIEDSRLAEANL is encoded by the exons ATGAAGCCGCGAAAACTGTATTCTTCGGCACTCTCACGTGCTCTTTCACGTGCCCTCAGCTCTTCAACCGCCACAACCACACCGTCTCAATGCGGATCGGCGTTTCCCTTGAAGACGGTTACCGTCGCAAACTTTGAGCCGTCGTTAGCGGAGCTCCGGCACCATGTCCGGTCGTCAGACTTCGTCGCCATCGACCTCGAGATGACCGGCGTAACTAGTTCTCCGTGGCGTGAGTCCTTCGAGTTTGACCGCTCCGACGTCAGGTATCTCAAGATCAGAGACTCCGCCAGCAGGTTCGCCGTCGTTCAGTTCGGCGTCTGTCCGTTCCGATGGGATTCGTCTAACCAGTCCTTTGTAGCTTATCC GTACAATTTCTTTGTTTTTCCACGTCAGGAGCTTGCTGGTTTCGGCCCATGTAATGAATTTCTTTGTCAGACTACTTCGATAAATTTCTTGGCTAAATACCAGTTTGATTTCAATGCATTCATACATGAAG GAATATCTTATTTGTCCAGAGAACAAGAAAGGGAAGCAATAAAGAGTTTGAATTCAGTGCATGATAGTGAGTGCTCATACATTTCTAAATTAAATGATGTTAGAGACCTACCATCTGTCAACATGGCAGACATTTTGTTCACCGAGCGAATGAAAAATAAGTTTAGTGAGTGGCGTGATGGATTATCACAGGAGCAAAGTCAACCAGACCTAATTCAAGGAACTCGAAAAGACTCGAAACAACGATTTGAAGTGGTTTTCTTTAAGAAGCATCCAGCTCTCAAGCTTGATGGATTCACCTCCCGCCAGCTTAAGTTAATTCAGTTG GTCATCAAAAAACACTTCAAAGATCTTTCTTATATCAATGTGAACTATGCCGGTTCTAGTTCCCAACAAATAGTTGTATATACAGACTCGGAGGAGGAACTAAACTTACTTCTG AAGGAGGTAAAGGAGGAAAGTCTCAGGGCCAAAAAGATGAAGATCCAAGGTGCAGTTGGATTTCGCCATGTTATTGATCTCCTTTCGTCAGAACAGAAGTTGGTAGTTGGTCATAACTGTTTTCTAG ATATTGCTCATGTGTACAACAAATTTATCGGGCCTCTTCCGGGGACTCTTGAAGAGTTTGTTGCCTCAGTTAACAAGTGCTTTCCACATATTGTTGACACCAAATTACTCATGAACGCTGATAATATGCTCCAAGCAAGAATGAAAAAGTCCAGAAAATCATTGGGTTCTGCATTTTCTGTGTTTTGTCCACAAATTGCTGCAGGCTCCAAAAGCAATGAGCTAGTTTCACCATCCCATGTAAAAATAGATGTTGAAGTTGATGATTCAAG ATCGTCCAGCTGGAACCCTGGAGGCAAGCATGAGGCAGGATATGATGCTTTCATGACTGGATGCATCTTTGCCCAGTTATGCAGGGATTTAGGAGTTGATTTTAAACTCCATGAATCTTTAAGATTAGCTTCCAATGAGAAAATACAGAAATACATTAATCATCTATATCTAAGTTGGATGCATGGGGATATTATTGATCTAAGTACTGGTGATAAGGTTGCAAATTCTTCACCAAGCTATAGCCCCAAAAGCCGGTACCCAAATATTTTGTTTGAGAACATAGTTATCATATGGGGATTTCCTTCTAACGTGAAATCAAGCGATGTACGAGAGTGCATATCTAAAGTGTTTGGTCTAACTTCTGTTGTTTCTGTATACCAACTGGATGCAACTGCAGTGTTCGTTCAGTTTAGCAAGACTGAACTAGTTTCCGACTTTCTTTTATTGAAGGAAAACTTAGAGAGAAGTAATGGTCCAATCTCTGTTTTGCATCCGCTGTCAAAACTTTTGGATGGTGGAAATACATTTGCTGCTAATTATGATACTTATAAAGAAATATGTGGTTCACCCTTGTCAGAAGATTTATTTGCTGATCAGGCAAATGCAGTTAGCATGACGTCGAAGACTAAGTTGATTGAATTTAAGGTAGCATTGAGGAGTGAAGAACATGAAAATCCAAATGCACAAGATAATGTAAATGATGTTGCTGTGAATTTTGTAGAAAAAATCAAGCCAAACTCAATTGATCAGTTAGGAAATGTTCAATCTAATGGGCAAGCCTCCCCATTTGAGATTGAAGATTCCCGCTTAGCAGAAGCTAACTTGTGA